Proteins encoded by one window of Armatimonadota bacterium:
- a CDS encoding NADH-quinone oxidoreductase subunit J, which translates to MAEVVLFILAATGALAGGVGIILAHPPVRAALALLLVLGSLAVLYLLLAAQFIAVLQVIIYAGAIVVLFLFVVMLLHIRSGEGRATKLPRQRPVGLVLAAAFLAAAAAVLRTAATPPPPAVGGEFGTAQAVAETLFTRYVLPFELASMILIVGIVAAVVLARGAPP; encoded by the coding sequence GTGGCGGAGGTCGTCCTCTTCATCCTGGCGGCAACAGGCGCCCTGGCCGGGGGGGTCGGCATCATCCTGGCCCATCCGCCGGTCCGCGCCGCCCTGGCCCTCCTGCTGGTCCTGGGCAGCCTGGCCGTCCTCTACCTCCTCCTGGCTGCGCAGTTCATCGCCGTCCTCCAGGTGATCATCTACGCCGGCGCCATCGTCGTCCTCTTCCTCTTCGTCGTGATGCTCCTGCACATCCGCAGCGGTGAGGGCCGGGCGACCAAGTTGCCCCGGCAGCGGCCGGTGGGGCTGGTCCTGGCCGCGGCCTTTCTGGCGGCGGCCGCCGCCGTCCTCCGCACCGCCGCCACCCCTCCGCCGCCGGCGGTGGGCGGGGAGTTCGGCACCGCTCAGGCGGTGGCGGAGACGCTGTTCACCCGGTACGTCCTGCCCTTCGAGCTGGCCTCGATGATCCTGATCGTCGGGATCGTCGCCGCCGT
- the nuoI gene encoding NADH-quinone oxidoreductase subunit NuoI, which produces MRTGAAAAAYLRRGAAMLRGLGITFRYLFKPPITIRYPEEKRTAVQPRFKGRHWLTLYEDGMERCVGCELCVIVCPSQAIYVRAAENTPERQVSKGERYAEEFQINELRCIFCGFCEEACPTGAIVLGREYELAGYTRESLIYTKPMLTEPYPGASGRDPGREV; this is translated from the coding sequence ATGAGGACCGGGGCGGCGGCCGCCGCGTACCTGCGCCGGGGAGCGGCGATGCTCAGGGGGCTGGGCATCACCTTCCGCTATCTCTTCAAGCCGCCCATCACCATCCGGTATCCCGAGGAGAAGCGCACCGCCGTCCAGCCCCGCTTCAAGGGCCGCCACTGGCTCACCCTCTACGAGGACGGGATGGAGCGCTGCGTGGGGTGCGAGCTGTGCGTGATCGTCTGCCCCTCGCAGGCGATCTACGTCCGGGCGGCGGAGAACACTCCCGAGCGCCAGGTGAGCAAGGGCGAGCGGTACGCCGAGGAGTTCCAGATCAACGAGCTCCGCTGCATCTTCTGCGGGTTCTGCGAGGAGGCCTGCCCCACGGGGGCGATCGTCCTGGGCCGGGAGTACGAACTGGCGGGGTACACGCGGGAGTCGCTGATCTACACCAAGCCGATGCTGACGGAGCCCTATCCCGGCGCCTCGGGGCGGGACCCGGGACGGGAGGTGTAG
- the nuoH gene encoding NADH-quinone oxidoreductase subunit NuoH, translated as MTGALEAAVKSAILILALLTAFAYMTLLERRLLGKFQVRYGPNRVGPFGLLQPLADGVKLLFKESFRPAQVDVLVYLVAPAISMTTALLVYAVIPFGPEVSLFGRRVALYLADVNVGILLVLAASSIGVYGIILGGWSSNNKYSLLGSLRSSAQLISYELALGLAVIAVVLTAGTLSLVEIVEAQRRLWFVVLQPVAFLLFLTAAVAETNRAPFDLPEAEQELVAGYQTEYGGFRFAMFYAGEYLGIVTMSALTTTLFLGGWQGPLLPGAVWFFLKTFVFIFFFIWLRATLPRVRHDQLMAFGWKVLVPLGLLNIVVTSAVVLLRAP; from the coding sequence ATGACCGGCGCGCTGGAAGCCGCCGTCAAGAGCGCGATCCTGATCCTGGCGCTGCTGACGGCCTTCGCCTACATGACGCTGCTGGAGCGCAGGCTGCTGGGGAAGTTCCAGGTGCGCTACGGACCGAACCGCGTGGGACCCTTCGGGCTGCTCCAGCCGCTGGCGGACGGCGTGAAACTCCTCTTCAAGGAAAGCTTCCGCCCGGCTCAGGTGGACGTCCTCGTCTACCTGGTGGCGCCGGCGATCAGCATGACCACGGCGCTGTTGGTCTATGCCGTCATCCCCTTCGGCCCGGAGGTTTCCCTCTTCGGCCGGCGCGTCGCGCTGTACCTGGCGGACGTGAACGTGGGGATCCTGCTGGTGCTGGCCGCCTCCTCCATCGGCGTCTACGGGATCATCCTCGGCGGATGGTCCTCCAACAACAAGTACTCGCTGCTGGGGAGCCTGCGCAGCAGCGCCCAGCTCATCAGTTACGAACTCGCCCTCGGGCTGGCCGTCATCGCCGTCGTCCTGACCGCGGGCACCTTGAGCCTGGTGGAGATCGTGGAGGCGCAGCGGCGCCTCTGGTTCGTCGTCCTGCAGCCCGTGGCCTTCCTCCTCTTCCTCACCGCCGCCGTGGCCGAAACCAACCGCGCCCCCTTCGACCTGCCGGAGGCGGAGCAGGAGCTGGTCGCCGGCTACCAGACGGAGTACGGGGGGTTCCGGTTCGCCATGTTCTATGCGGGCGAGTACCTGGGGATCGTAACGATGAGCGCCCTGACGACGACGCTGTTCCTGGGCGGCTGGCAGGGGCCGCTCCTGCCGGGGGCGGTCTGGTTCTTCCTGAAGACCTTCGTGTTCATCTTCTTCTTCATCTGGCTGCGGGCGACGCTGCCGCGGGTGCGCCACGACCAGCTCATGGCCTTCGGATGGAAGGTGCTGGTGCCGCTGGGGTTGCTCAACATCGTGGTCACCTCCGCGGTCGTCCTCCTGAGGGCCCCATGA
- the nuoG gene encoding NADH-quinone oxidoreductase subunit NuoG, which produces MSEPAPTVTLTIDGRPVTVPRGTTVWHAARRAGIEIPIFCYHDRMPPLGACRMCLVQVEKVPKLATSCTLEAAEGMVVHTTTPEVKAAQEAILEYLLINHPLDCPICDKGGECPLQDQTFRWGPGRSRFIETKRDFAKPVSLGPVLVLDRERCILCWRCVRFGELVAGDDALKGFDRGFRSEINTPFTQPVRSKFIGNTIAICPVGALTAKSYRFAARPWDNHPVDSVCTLCGVGCAVTFDVRGNVIRRTRAGERPEVNDIWLCDLGFFGHGYVQHPERLTEPLVRRDGALQPASWEEALEAVARRIRAAGGAQVALLGGSRMSNEDAYVAARVFRSVVGTPHLDCRLDARRGSPSLGLTWGLTTPISGIADADVVLLVGCDLTEEYPVLWLRLKQALDRGTAVVAVTSKALEVERHLAHHLLHRHGEGSAVLAALRHALDGDRDGASAGGVEPDRITAAATALRGARRPLVMIGRAALEAVDGPEALAEVRAICRRWGVRPSVLRGRGNVFGAMLGGLLPDTAPGGRPLEEVRGELQRLWGAPPAAEGGLTAPEIIEAAAAGRLDVLYVIGGDPATDVPDRSRWTAARARVPFVVVQDAFLTETAQDADVVLPALVLPEKDGTVSSLEGRIQRIRAAVRGPGAARGDWQILAALARVLGATVAYSDWEEIFDEMRAVIPELRLGERAPLAPRRPAEEGNGGTAGARPGPTAPVSASGPSPLDPPFPLTLIVGEVLFDRGAMSARAPAVADLAGEPWAILHPEDARRAAVEDGDPVVVSSPRGALALRARLSTAILPGQAYVPRGFDAAPVNVLVDPGDPVTRVRVAGL; this is translated from the coding sequence ATGAGCGAGCCCGCGCCGACCGTGACCCTGACCATCGACGGCCGCCCGGTGACCGTGCCCCGGGGCACCACCGTCTGGCACGCCGCGCGGCGGGCCGGCATCGAGATCCCGATCTTCTGCTACCACGACCGGATGCCGCCGCTGGGCGCCTGCCGGATGTGCCTGGTCCAGGTGGAGAAGGTTCCGAAGCTGGCCACCTCCTGCACGCTGGAAGCGGCCGAGGGGATGGTCGTGCACACCACGACCCCCGAGGTGAAGGCGGCGCAGGAGGCCATCCTCGAGTACCTGCTGATCAACCATCCGCTGGACTGTCCGATCTGCGACAAGGGCGGGGAGTGCCCCCTCCAGGACCAGACCTTCCGCTGGGGACCGGGCCGCAGCCGCTTCATCGAGACGAAGCGCGACTTCGCCAAGCCGGTGTCCCTGGGCCCGGTGCTGGTGCTGGACCGCGAGCGCTGCATCCTCTGCTGGCGGTGCGTGCGGTTCGGGGAACTGGTCGCCGGCGACGACGCGCTGAAGGGGTTCGACCGGGGCTTCCGGAGCGAGATCAACACGCCCTTCACGCAGCCCGTCCGCTCGAAGTTCATCGGGAACACCATCGCCATCTGCCCCGTGGGCGCCCTCACGGCGAAGTCCTACCGGTTCGCGGCGCGTCCCTGGGACAACCACCCGGTGGACAGTGTCTGCACGCTGTGCGGGGTGGGCTGCGCGGTGACCTTCGACGTCCGCGGGAACGTCATCCGGCGCACCCGGGCCGGCGAGCGGCCCGAAGTCAACGATATCTGGTTGTGCGACCTGGGATTCTTCGGTCACGGCTATGTCCAGCACCCCGAGCGCCTGACCGAACCCCTGGTGCGCCGCGACGGCGCGCTGCAGCCCGCCTCCTGGGAGGAGGCGCTGGAGGCGGTGGCCCGTCGGATCCGCGCCGCGGGCGGAGCGCAGGTGGCGCTGCTGGGCGGGAGCCGGATGAGCAACGAGGACGCCTACGTCGCCGCGCGCGTCTTCCGCAGCGTCGTCGGCACCCCGCACCTGGACTGCCGGCTGGATGCCCGCCGGGGCAGCCCGAGTCTGGGCCTGACCTGGGGGCTGACCACACCCATCTCCGGCATCGCCGACGCCGACGTCGTCCTCCTGGTGGGATGCGACCTCACCGAAGAGTACCCGGTGCTCTGGCTACGCCTGAAACAGGCCCTCGACCGCGGGACGGCCGTCGTCGCGGTGACCTCCAAGGCCCTGGAGGTCGAACGCCACCTGGCCCACCACCTGCTGCACCGGCACGGCGAGGGGAGCGCGGTCCTCGCGGCGCTCCGGCACGCGCTGGACGGAGACCGGGATGGGGCGTCGGCGGGAGGCGTAGAGCCGGACCGGATCACGGCGGCGGCGACGGCCCTTCGCGGGGCGAGGCGGCCGCTGGTGATGATCGGCAGGGCGGCGCTGGAAGCCGTCGACGGGCCGGAGGCGCTGGCGGAGGTGCGGGCGATCTGCAGGCGATGGGGCGTCCGTCCGTCGGTGCTGCGCGGCCGCGGCAACGTCTTCGGGGCGATGCTGGGAGGGCTGCTGCCCGACACCGCGCCGGGCGGACGGCCGCTGGAGGAGGTGCGCGGGGAGCTGCAGCGGCTGTGGGGAGCGCCGCCGGCCGCCGAAGGAGGTCTGACGGCGCCCGAGATCATCGAGGCCGCGGCGGCCGGAAGACTGGACGTCCTCTACGTCATCGGCGGGGATCCCGCCACCGACGTCCCGGACCGGTCCCGGTGGACCGCGGCGCGTGCGCGGGTTCCCTTCGTCGTCGTCCAGGACGCGTTCCTCACCGAGACCGCGCAGGACGCCGACGTCGTCCTTCCGGCGCTCGTTCTGCCGGAAAAGGACGGCACCGTCTCCAGCCTGGAGGGCCGCATTCAGCGGATCCGCGCCGCGGTCCGGGGACCCGGCGCCGCGCGCGGCGACTGGCAGATCCTCGCCGCCCTGGCCCGCGTCCTCGGGGCCACCGTGGCGTACAGCGACTGGGAGGAGATCTTTGACGAGATGCGCGCGGTGATCCCCGAACTGCGCCTGGGTGAGCGGGCGCCGCTGGCGCCGCGCCGTCCGGCGGAGGAAGGAAACGGCGGTACCGCCGGCGCCCGGCCCGGGCCGACGGCGCCTGTGTCCGCCTCCGGTCCCTCACCGCTCGATCCGCCGTTTCCGCTGACGTTGATCGTGGGGGAGGTGTTGTTCGACCGGGGGGCGATGAGCGCCCGGGCCCCGGCCGTCGCCGACCTGGCCGGCGAGCCGTGGGCGATCCTGCACCCCGAGGACGCCCGGCGCGCCGCCGTGGAGGACGGCGATCCGGTCGTGGTGTCCTCGCCCCGGGGAGCGCTCGCCCTGCGGGCCCGCCTCTCGACGGCGATCCTCCCCGGACAGGCCTACGTGCCGCGCGGATTCGACGCCGCGCCGGTGAACGTCCTGGTGGACCCCGGCGATCCGGTCACGCGCGTGCGGGTGGCGGGCCTATGA